The proteins below come from a single Oxyura jamaicensis isolate SHBP4307 breed ruddy duck chromosome 1, BPBGC_Ojam_1.0, whole genome shotgun sequence genomic window:
- the ANKRD54 gene encoding ankyrin repeat domain-containing protein 54, translating to MEEGGGGSGPAAAPGPGLGPAVAAGGGPLGCLHVLWQRDEPAGKIPARRLRRAARLHRRLGPTGKESHALKRLREAANGNDLDTVQQLLEDGADPCAADDKGRTALHFASCNGNDHIVQLLLDHGADPNQRDGLGNTPLHLAACTNHVPVITTLLRGGARVDALDRAGRTPLHLAKSKLNILQEGLSHSLEAVRLEVKQIIQMLREYLDRLGRHEQKEQLDDLCSKLQMTSTKEQVDEVTDLLTSFTSLSLQMQKMEKR from the exons atggaggagggcggcggcggctcggggCCGGCAGCGGCGCCAGGCCCGGGGCTGGGcccggcggtggcggcggggggcggcccgcTGGGCTGCCTGCACGTCCTGTGGCAGCGGGACGAGCCCGCCGGCAAGATCCCGGCCCGCCGCCTGCGCAGGGCCGCCCGCCTCCACCGCCGCCTGGGGCCTACGGGCAAGGAGAGCCACG CTCTGAAGAGGCTGCGCGAAGCCGCCAACGGGAACGATTTGGATACAG TGCAGCAACTCCTGGAGGATGGAGCCGACCCCTGCGCTGCAGACGACAAAGGCCGGACAGCCCTGCACTTCGCCTCCTGCAACGGCAACGACCACATCG TGCAACTGCTTCTGGACCACGGCGCTGACCCGAACCAGAGGGACGGGCTGGGGAACACTCCCTTGCACCTGG ctgcctgcacgAACCACGTTCCTGTCATCACCACGCTGCTGCGCGGAG GGGCCAGAGTCGACGCCTTGGATCGAGCTGGCAGAACCCCGCTGCACCTCGCTAAATCGAAGCTCAACATCCTGCAGGAAGGGCTCTCCCACAGCCTGGAGGCCGTACGCCTCGAAGTGAAACAG ATTATCCAGATGTTGCGGGAATACCTGGACCGCCTGGGGAGGCATGAGCAGAAGGAACAGCTGGACGACCTCTGCTCTAAGTTACAGATGACCAGCACGAAGGAGCAG GTGGATGAGGTTACGGACCTCCTCACCAGCTTCACGTCACTCAGCCTGCAGATGCAGAAGATGGAAAAGAGGTAA
- the EIF3L gene encoding eukaryotic translation initiation factor 3 subunit L has protein sequence MAYPGEDYDNDAAYDPYAYSADYDLHTGDPKQDLAYERQYEQQTYQVIPEVIKNFIQYFHKTVSDLIDQKVYELQASRVSSDVIDQKVYEIQDIYENSWTKLTERFFKNTPWPEAEAIAPQVGNDAVFLILYKELYYRHIYAKVSGGPTLEQRFESYYNYCNLFNYILNADGPAPLELPNQWLWDIIDEFIYQFQSFSQYRCKTAKKSEEEIDFLRSNPKIWNVHSVLNVLHSLVDKSNINRQLEVYTSGGDPESVAGEYGRHSLYKMLGYFSLVGLLRLHSLLGDYYQAIKVLENIELNKKSMYSRVPECQVTTYYYVGFAYLMMRRYQDAIRVFANILLYIQRTKSMFQRTTYKYEMINKQNEQMHALLAIALTMYPMRIDESIHLQLREKYGDKMLRMQKGDAQVYEELFSYACPKFLSPVVPNYDNVHPNYHKEPFLQQLKVFADEVQQQAQLSTIRSFLKLYTTMPVAKLAGFLDLTEQEFRIQLLVFKHKMKNLVWTSGISALDGEFQSASEVDFYIDKDMIHIADTKVARRYGDFFIRQIHKFEELNRTLKKMGQRP, from the exons ATGGCCTACCCGGGCGAGGACTACGACAACGAT GCCGCCTACGACCCGTACGCCTACTCGGCCGACTACGACCTGCACACGG GGGACCCGAAGCAGGACCTGGCCTATGAGCGGCAGTACGAGCAGCAGACGTACCAGGTGATCCCCGAGGTGATCAAGAACTTCATCCAGTACTTCCACAAGACCGTGTCGGATCTCATCGACCAGAAGGTGTACGAGCTGCAGGCCAGCCGCGTCTCCAGCGACGTCATTGACCAGAAGGTGTACGAGATCCAGGACATCTACGAGAACAG CTGGACGAAGCTGACAGAAAGGTTTTTCAAGAACACCCCATGGCCAGAGGCAGAGGCCATTGCCCCCCAGGTTGGCAACG ATGCAGTTTTCCTCATCCTGTACAAGGAGCTGTATTACAGGCACATCTATGCCAAAGTCAGC GGGGGCCCCACTCTGGAGCAGAGATTTGAATCTTACTACAACTACTGCAATCTCTTCAACTACATCCTGA ATGCTGATGGTCCTGCTCCTCTGGAACTGCCCAACCAGTGGCTCTGGGATATCATCGATGAATTCATATACCAG TTCCAGTCTTTCAGCCAGTACCGCTGCAAGACAGCCAAGAAGTCTGAAGAAGAAATTGATTTCCTTCGTTCCAACCCCAAGATCTGGAACGTCCACAGTGTCCTTAACGTGCTGCACTCTCTGGTGGACAAATCCAACATCAACCGACAGCTGGAGGTCTACACAAGTGGAG GTGATCCTGAAAGCGTGGCTGGTGAGTATGGTCGCCACTCCCTCTACAAGATGCTGGGCTATTTCAGCCTGGTTGGGCTGCTGCGTCTGCACTCCCTGCTGGGGGATTACTACCAAGCGATCAAGGTTCTGGAGAACATTGAGCTCAACAAGAAG AGCATGTACTCCCGGGTGCCTGAGTGCCAGGTGACCACTTATTACTACGTGGGCTTCGCCTACCTCATGATGCGGCGTTACCAGGATGCCATCCGCGTCTTTGCCAACATCCTCCTCTACATCCAGAGGACCAAGAGCATGTTTCAGAGGACAACCTACAAGTACGAGATG ATTAACAAGCAGAACGAGCAGATGCACGCGCTCCTTGCCATCGCCCTCACCATGTACCCCATGCGCATAGACGAGAGCATCCACCTGCAGCTGCGAGAGAAGTACGGGGACAAGATGCTGCGCATGCAGAAGGGGGACGCTCAAGTCTACGAGGAGCTCTTCAGTTACGCTTGCCCCAAGTTCCTCTCCCCTGTGGTGCCCAACTATGACAATGTGCACCCGAACTATCACAAGGAGCCCTTCCTGCAGCAACTCAAGGTCTTTGCTGACGAGGttcagcagcaggctcagctcTCCACCATCCGTAGCTTCCTCAAGCTCTATACCACCATGCCCGTGGCCAAGCTCGCCGGCTTCTTGGACCTCACCGAACAGGAGTTTCGCATCCAGCTGCTTGTCTTCAAGCACAAGATGAAGAACTTGGTTTGGACCAGCGGCATATCTGCGCTGGATGGGGAGTTCCAGTCCGCCTCTGAGGTCGACTTCTACATCGACAAG gacATGATCCACATCGCAGACACAAAGGTTGCTCGGCGCTACGGGGACTTCTTCATCCGCCAGATCCACAAGTTTGAGGAG CTGAACCGAACCTTGAAGAAGATGGGCCAGAGACCCTGA